The Hoplias malabaricus isolate fHopMal1 chromosome 9, fHopMal1.hap1, whole genome shotgun sequence genome contains a region encoding:
- the LOC136707746 gene encoding cocaine- and amphetamine-regulated transcript protein-like, with amino-acid sequence MTSPRLILITITFSLSVILSIRGDVPDPRSVHTALKSQQEKDLIEALQAVLEKLKNKQLPSSTKKLGQLPSCDAGERCAARKGARVGKLCGCPLGTTCDFFIMKCL; translated from the exons ATGACCAGCCCTCGCCTCATCCTCATCACCATCACCTTCTCTCTGTCCGTTATTCTGTCCATCCGCGGAGACGTGCCGGACCCTCGCTCCGTCCACACCGCCCTGAAAAGCCAGCAGGAGAAAGACCTG atagAGGCGCTGCAGGCCGTCCTGGAGAAGCTAAAGAATAAACAGTTGCCGAGCTCCACTAAGAAGCTGGGACAGCTGCCCTca tgtgatGCGGGGGAGCGATGTGCTGCCCGTAAGGGGGCGAGGGTGGGTAAACTCTGTGGCTGCCCCCTGGGGACGACCTGCGACTTCTTCATCATGAAGTgtctctga